The proteins below are encoded in one region of Segatella copri:
- a CDS encoding HmuY family protein, with protein MKKALLYIIGMAAAMTSCVSYEAEDFTGHTLPRKTGYSTGVTNDWLYFDLKTGHRYNVLNPNQSVIAYIDGKPIEEYFHYKGTAKLVKYWSEGVQKNIFEDAERDANGDTIFTKNQATGKLTYKTVKRQASSIMVMENMEDDPNTMAYPATEWDLAFDGYQLRTNSGTSGIGKGGAADLGYGEYDKWTSKAQVDAYLAEHNMTFAVDDSASVYVTMSREDWNKYCIANKLDMNENPWFDPNNGPAKQLVSGNPVLEKAMTFSGPPPVYTPSFHTYVIRSWDGERYYKLQIISWYDANVQIGDEGGRISYYLDELK; from the coding sequence ATGAAGAAAGCATTACTATATATAATAGGTATGGCAGCCGCAATGACGAGCTGCGTATCTTATGAGGCTGAGGACTTCACTGGTCATACCTTGCCCCGAAAAACAGGTTATAGCACGGGTGTTACGAACGACTGGCTCTATTTTGACCTGAAGACAGGACATCGCTATAATGTGCTGAATCCTAACCAGAGTGTCATCGCCTATATTGACGGCAAGCCGATAGAGGAATATTTCCATTATAAAGGTACTGCCAAACTCGTAAAGTATTGGAGCGAAGGTGTGCAGAAGAACATCTTCGAGGATGCAGAGCGTGATGCAAACGGCGATACCATCTTTACCAAGAATCAAGCCACTGGCAAGTTAACCTATAAGACGGTGAAGCGCCAGGCAAGCAGCATTATGGTGATGGAGAACATGGAGGATGACCCCAATACGATGGCTTATCCTGCTACGGAGTGGGACCTCGCCTTCGATGGTTACCAGCTCCGCACCAACAGTGGAACGAGCGGCATAGGCAAGGGCGGTGCTGCCGACCTGGGCTATGGCGAATATGACAAGTGGACGAGCAAGGCGCAGGTGGATGCTTATCTGGCTGAACACAACATGACTTTCGCCGTGGATGATTCAGCAAGCGTCTATGTCACCATGTCGCGGGAAGACTGGAACAAGTATTGCATCGCCAACAAACTGGATATGAACGAGAACCCTTGGTTCGACCCGAACAATGGTCCTGCCAAGCAGTTGGTAAGCGGCAATCCGGTGCTCGAAAAGGCAATGACCTTCTCTGGTCCACCTCCAGTATATACTCCTTCTTTCCATACCTACGTAATCCGTTCGTGGGATGGCGAGAGATATTACAAGCTCCAGATTATCTCCTGGTATGATGCCAATGTGCAGATAGGTGATGAAGGAGGAAGAATCAGTTATTACTTAGATGAATTAAAATAA
- a CDS encoding TonB-dependent receptor domain-containing protein, giving the protein MAFAQEWNLTGRLFDKAEGSLPLEATEIIVSHLDGETISSGFSDNQGKFTFSLPSGKFVVRYRQLGDILKADTIDVHNNVDLGDIMLTVKEHTLNEVMITSQRRLFSQKAGKLVYLVQNSPFASGFNMRDMLHNIPRIDPTSDEIKIIGKNGVVVLVNGHRINLDGKDLDMYLRTLPSENVSKIELVTNPSAEFDAEGNCGVINIILKSKPVGFDGNVHTVLTQRSHFSAEEGFGLSFSSGNFSVEYKINNSNEKRRQIVQNTYSYPDYMRFTTDNTLNRYDILGQNLNSNYQLGDLNLGFFATLNNSRSKAHQIGQMTFNADAYPSNSYSESNHDKYRLETISPYVDWKLDSLGKKITINYNYIHVIDKINQNFDSSTAHSFSNSNNDYSYIVNTLSADLNLPFTWLNFELGGKYSHFRTNNVSEFGIRNGFLYKETVTAFYADVNRMFGSFYAKAGLRYEHTNDDGITLEGLSVSNKYDHWFPFAEISYNPSDNHSFALSYSKRIDRPSMNDMNPTRVFRNTYTYTEGNDRLTPSVMDNLEFNYVFKGNFSFNLYYYHTSDAIQNLTQVVNDLFTKYSPKNCLTINTFGTDASYNFSFGKFNLYSSVSMFYVKAKSYIDELDDKDLRSLNTSFSANLNYRYKVLNFYANYYHVLPGIEESFHTGNIDCVGLGCKIDIIKNKLLLNIQAQDIFSGTKSNNRTEYKDYVFRNRINNDNTSFRVGLTYNFGKQKAKKADINISNNETNRLPDIKK; this is encoded by the coding sequence ATGGCATTTGCTCAAGAATGGAATTTAACAGGAAGACTATTTGATAAAGCAGAAGGCTCTTTACCGTTGGAAGCCACGGAAATAATAGTAAGTCATCTTGATGGAGAAACTATCTCCAGTGGTTTTTCTGATAATCAAGGAAAGTTTACATTCTCTTTACCGTCAGGAAAGTTTGTCGTCAGATACAGACAATTAGGTGATATATTAAAAGCTGACACCATTGACGTACACAACAATGTTGATTTGGGCGATATCATGTTGACTGTGAAGGAGCACACACTGAATGAGGTGATGATTACCTCTCAGCGCAGACTATTTAGCCAGAAAGCTGGCAAACTTGTTTATCTTGTTCAAAACAGTCCCTTTGCCAGTGGTTTCAATATGCGAGATATGCTCCATAATATTCCTCGTATAGATCCGACAAGTGATGAAATAAAGATTATTGGCAAAAACGGTGTAGTTGTTTTGGTTAATGGCCATCGCATTAACTTAGATGGTAAAGATTTGGATATGTACCTACGCACCTTACCATCTGAAAATGTAAGCAAAATAGAACTTGTAACCAATCCTTCTGCCGAATTTGATGCAGAAGGCAATTGCGGAGTAATCAATATTATTCTAAAGAGTAAGCCTGTGGGGTTTGATGGGAATGTCCACACGGTGTTAACACAACGCTCTCACTTTAGCGCAGAAGAAGGATTTGGACTGTCTTTTTCTTCAGGCAATTTTTCTGTTGAATACAAAATAAATAATTCCAATGAAAAGCGCCGCCAAATAGTACAGAATACTTATTCTTATCCTGACTATATGCGCTTTACGACCGACAATACTTTAAATAGGTATGACATACTAGGCCAGAATCTAAATAGCAATTACCAATTAGGCGATTTGAATTTGGGATTTTTTGCAACATTAAATAATTCTCGCAGTAAAGCCCACCAAATAGGGCAGATGACTTTCAATGCAGACGCATATCCATCGAATTCTTATTCCGAGTCGAATCACGATAAATACCGTTTGGAGACAATCTCCCCCTATGTGGACTGGAAACTTGATAGCTTAGGAAAAAAAATAACGATAAATTACAACTATATCCATGTCATTGACAAAATTAATCAGAATTTTGATTCGAGTACAGCACACAGCTTCTCGAACAGCAATAATGATTATAGCTATATCGTCAATACCCTGAGCGCAGATTTAAACCTTCCATTTACTTGGCTAAATTTTGAGTTAGGTGGAAAATATTCCCATTTCAGGACCAATAATGTCTCTGAGTTTGGAATTAGAAATGGTTTTTTATATAAAGAAACGGTAACAGCCTTCTATGCAGATGTCAACCGAATGTTTGGTTCTTTTTACGCCAAAGCTGGTTTACGGTATGAACACACCAATGATGATGGAATAACCTTGGAAGGACTGTCCGTTTCTAATAAATATGATCACTGGTTTCCATTTGCAGAAATCTCATACAATCCTTCAGATAATCATTCCTTTGCCTTAAGCTACAGCAAACGTATTGACAGACCTTCTATGAATGATATGAATCCTACACGTGTTTTTCGTAACACCTACACATACACCGAAGGTAATGATAGACTTACACCATCGGTCATGGACAATTTGGAGTTTAACTATGTGTTTAAAGGGAATTTCTCTTTTAACCTGTATTATTATCACACATCTGATGCCATACAGAATCTGACTCAGGTAGTGAATGACTTGTTCACCAAGTATTCTCCAAAGAATTGTCTTACCATTAATACTTTTGGTACGGATGCTAGTTATAATTTCTCATTTGGAAAATTCAATTTGTATTCAAGTGTATCTATGTTCTACGTTAAAGCAAAATCTTACATTGACGAGCTGGATGACAAAGATTTGCGAAGTCTGAACACATCTTTTTCTGCCAATTTAAATTACCGTTACAAAGTCTTGAACTTTTATGCGAACTATTATCATGTGCTTCCAGGAATAGAAGAATCCTTTCACACTGGAAACATCGATTGTGTCGGCTTAGGATGCAAGATTGATATTATTAAGAACAAACTTCTTTTGAATATACAAGCCCAAGACATCTTTAGTGGTACTAAGAGCAATAACAGAACTGAATATAAAGATTATGTCTTTAGAAACAGAATAAACAATGACAACACCTCATTCCGTGTGGGATTGACTTATAATTTCGGCAAGCAAAAAGCTAAAAAGGCAGATATAAACATCAGCAACAATGAGACTAATCGCTTGCCTGATATAAAGAAATAA
- a CDS encoding DUF6734 family protein: MKIIQSFWTGNKNSLTDSYGWLLPIFNYLSWIISCNQLRRYYDDVTLVTDSQGYDVLINKLHLPYTDVIVSLDCLNHYNPNLWALAKIKAYQSIKEPFIHVDGDVFIWTKIDESLKNHDLIVQNEETTTDYYGKMWRDIRHAISYMPEEMKRYDLHIDNKAYNMGIFGGTDIDFIQRYTYKAFDFVDKNIKMVNKLQGTNFNIFFEQVLLYEMVLSEGKTTGCFIHENIGDNQYHDFANFDEVPDKRKYLHLLGFYKKQLQVCKKMESFVIRYYPEYYQRLERLFALPEIFTASDYEYTTECTSLLEQDYMRKLVLGKVQLPKNTSVLMREVTSLGKSWELQQLLSTNTIFYIMRTTDFHLEDDRIIVKGLRNSELSFPALRIDKIIFEAVGRACERKVFEIKALTYLDESFPDSEKQNYIKVLWKRIFLLVDIGVMLPVTKQEYDRILLKQ, encoded by the coding sequence ATGAAAATTATACAAAGTTTTTGGACCGGTAACAAGAACAGCCTGACCGATAGTTATGGATGGCTTTTACCTATATTCAACTATCTGAGTTGGATTATTAGTTGTAATCAGTTACGACGTTATTATGATGATGTTACTTTGGTAACCGACAGTCAAGGATATGATGTTCTTATCAACAAATTGCACTTGCCATATACGGATGTAATCGTATCTCTTGACTGCCTGAATCATTATAATCCGAACTTGTGGGCATTGGCAAAAATTAAGGCCTACCAGTCTATAAAGGAACCATTTATCCATGTTGATGGCGATGTTTTCATTTGGACAAAAATTGATGAAAGCCTAAAGAATCATGATCTCATTGTCCAGAATGAAGAAACCACAACTGACTATTATGGAAAGATGTGGCGTGATATCCGTCATGCTATCAGCTATATGCCAGAGGAAATGAAACGATATGACCTTCATATTGATAATAAAGCTTATAATATGGGCATTTTTGGAGGTACAGATATTGATTTTATTCAGCGATATACCTATAAGGCATTTGATTTTGTAGATAAAAATATCAAAATGGTAAATAAGCTGCAGGGAACTAATTTCAATATATTCTTTGAACAAGTTTTACTATATGAGATGGTGCTTTCCGAAGGCAAAACTACAGGCTGCTTTATACATGAAAACATTGGTGATAATCAATATCATGATTTTGCCAATTTCGATGAAGTACCTGACAAAAGAAAATACTTACATCTTCTTGGTTTCTATAAAAAGCAATTGCAGGTATGTAAGAAAATGGAGTCTTTCGTTATAAGATATTATCCGGAATATTATCAAAGACTAGAGCGGTTGTTTGCTTTGCCTGAGATATTTACAGCCTCAGACTATGAGTATACCACAGAATGTACATCTTTATTAGAGCAAGACTACATGAGAAAACTTGTGTTAGGTAAAGTACAATTACCCAAAAATACTTCTGTACTCATGCGAGAAGTGACTTCACTGGGTAAAAGTTGGGAACTTCAGCAACTGCTGTCTACTAATACGATTTTTTACATAATGCGAACTACTGATTTTCATCTTGAAGATGATAGAATCATCGTAAAAGGTTTGCGGAATAGCGAGTTGTCATTTCCTGCCTTGAGAATAGATAAGATTATTTTTGAGGCAGTCGGAAGAGCTTGCGAGCGTAAGGTGTTTGAAATTAAAGCTTTGACGTATCTTGACGAGTCTTTTCCTGACTCCGAAAAGCAGAATTACATCAAAGTTCTTTGGAAACGAATTTTCTTGCTCGTGGATATAGGAGTGATGCTTCCTGTAACGAAACAGGAATATGATAGGATATTGCTTAAGCAATAG
- a CDS encoding PepSY domain-containing protein → MQGRRKKRNKIDNQIRKSMKKGTWRKQHKWLGIGLSFFMLMFCVSGILLNHRSLIKDVNVSRKYLPSRYEFRNWNGGLLRGTLDIGKDLMVDSMRNVDSCRQLLLYGNGGIWLTDSKASYFKDFNEGLPEGADYRQIKNVIRLDNGRIFAVSPFGLYRYGVHNKWHEVNMSLEDEEKFTDIASHGDTLVVLSRSFVYTSLPPYKTFKRIQLHAPKDYDGKVTAFRTVWLLHSGELFGITGKIVVDAIAIILVVLCITGIVFWLRPKRKALLQTSLHLHDRIGRYTIILALLIALTGWCLRPPVMIALVLSKIPSIPGTTLRSKNPWNDKLRIIRYDESCHDWLLSSSEGFYSLNIKNATVKVITSVPPVSMMGLNVLQKDANGRWLCGSFSGLFVWDRQQGTATDYFTNKPAPNEAGAPFGKKAVAGMSQDFSTPVVAEYYEGTNFAPQPSSMNQLPMSLWNVALEVHSGRIFIGTIATYIFIFVMGILAFWCLWSGYKIRLKKK, encoded by the coding sequence ATGCAAGGGCGAAGAAAGAAAAGAAATAAGATAGATAATCAGATAAGGAAATCAATGAAGAAAGGAACTTGGAGAAAACAACATAAATGGCTTGGTATCGGCTTGAGCTTCTTCATGCTGATGTTCTGCGTGTCAGGCATCCTGCTCAATCATCGTTCACTCATCAAGGATGTGAACGTGAGCAGGAAGTACCTGCCAAGTCGTTATGAGTTTCGGAATTGGAACGGTGGATTGCTACGAGGCACGCTTGACATTGGCAAGGATTTAATGGTAGATTCAATGAGGAATGTGGATTCTTGTCGCCAACTGTTGCTTTATGGCAATGGTGGCATCTGGCTCACCGACTCCAAGGCTTCCTACTTCAAGGATTTCAATGAGGGGTTGCCAGAAGGTGCCGACTATAGGCAAATCAAAAATGTCATAAGGCTTGATAATGGAAGGATATTTGCTGTCTCACCTTTCGGGCTTTATCGCTATGGAGTGCATAACAAATGGCATGAGGTGAATATGTCACTGGAGGATGAGGAGAAATTTACGGACATCGCTTCGCATGGCGACACCCTTGTAGTGCTCAGTCGTTCCTTTGTCTATACCTCGCTTCCTCCTTATAAGACTTTTAAGCGCATTCAACTTCATGCGCCAAAGGATTATGACGGCAAAGTAACTGCCTTTCGTACCGTTTGGCTACTCCATAGTGGAGAACTTTTCGGAATAACAGGAAAGATTGTGGTTGATGCCATAGCCATTATTCTTGTGGTTCTCTGTATTACGGGTATCGTCTTTTGGCTGAGACCGAAGCGAAAGGCATTACTGCAAACCTCGCTTCATCTGCATGACAGAATCGGGCGATATACTATCATACTTGCGCTCTTGATTGCACTGACGGGTTGGTGTCTCCGCCCTCCTGTGATGATAGCATTAGTGTTAAGCAAGATTCCGTCTATCCCAGGCACAACACTCAGAAGCAAGAATCCTTGGAACGACAAGCTCCGCATAATTCGTTATGATGAGAGCTGCCATGATTGGCTATTATCCTCATCGGAAGGATTTTATTCATTGAACATCAAAAATGCTACAGTGAAAGTTATTACTTCTGTTCCACCTGTCAGCATGATGGGATTGAATGTATTACAGAAAGATGCAAATGGTAGATGGCTTTGCGGTTCATTTAGCGGCTTGTTTGTTTGGGACAGACAACAAGGAACTGCTACCGATTACTTTACGAACAAACCTGCACCGAATGAAGCAGGAGCACCATTCGGAAAGAAAGCTGTCGCAGGTATGAGCCAAGACTTTTCCACCCCTGTCGTAGCGGAATATTACGAGGGAACAAACTTTGCCCCTCAACCTTCGAGCATGAACCAACTTCCGATGTCGCTTTGGAATGTGGCATTAGAGGTGCATAGTGGCAGAATTTTCATTGGAACGATAGCCACATACATATTCATCTTTGTTATGGGCATTCTTGCGTTTTGGTGCTTGTGGTCGGGCTATAAAATTAGGTTAAAAAAGAAATAA